Proteins from one Pleuronectes platessa chromosome 16, fPlePla1.1, whole genome shotgun sequence genomic window:
- the LOC128458291 gene encoding piggyBac transposable element-derived protein 4-like yields the protein MGLLILAGVHRSNNEATKSLWDAESGRPIFRSTMSLQQFHVLSRIIRFDDRATRPFRWRDDKLAAIRNVWDRWVERLPLMYNPGPEVTVDERLVPFRGRCPFKQYIPSKPGKYGIKIWAACDARSSYAWNMQVYTGKPVTGRPEKNQGMRVVLDMTAGLKGLPPALVSTRGREALSSKFAFTDTHSLVSYLPKKNKNVILMSTLHKDAAVSEAEHRKPQIILDYNRNKGGVDCLDKLTGTYTCKRMTARWPVAVFHNILDVSACNEYVVWTAIDPAWNQGKCFKRRLFLAELGKALVTPLIQRRQHLPRTPASCSLVRSLQAPATALATLPPKQGQKRKRCKLCAPRDNKTSLTCFKCDAYVCKTHCDLIAKCHSCV from the exons ATGGGTCTGTTGATTCTAGCAGGAGTACATCGGTCCAACAATGAGGCTACAAAAAGTCTGTGGGATGCAGAGTCAGGGAGGCCTATATTCCGGTCAACTATGTCCCTGCAACAGTTTCATGTCCTCTCAAGAATTATCAGATTTGATGACAGAGCTACACGACCTTTCCGCTGGCGAGACGACAAACTGGCTGCCATCAGGAACGTTTGGGACAGGTGGGTGGAGCGCCTACCACTGATGTACAATCCAGGCCCTGAGGTGACAGTGGACGAGCGCCTGGTCCCTTTCAGAGGTCGCTGTCCATTCAAACAGTACATCCCAAGCAAACCAGGCAAGTATGGGATCAAGATCTGGGCAGCATGTGATGCCAGGAGCAGCTACGCCTGGAATATGCAGGTTTACACAGGGAAACCTGTTACTGGAAGGCCAGAAAAAAACCAAGGCATGCGTGTTGTGTTGGACATGACAGCCGGTCTCAAGGGGC TTCCCCCTGCACTGGTGTCgaccagagggagagaggcactCTCATccaaatttgctttcactgacacacacagtcttgtgTCATATTTgcccaagaaaaataaaaatgtcatcctGATGAGCACTCTACACAAAGACGCCGCTGTCAGCGAAGCAGAGCACAGGAAGCCCCAGATCATCCTGGACTACAACAGAAACAAAGGAGGCGTTGATTGCCTTGATAAG CTTACTGGTACATACACCTGCAAGCGAATGACAGCTCGTTGGCCTGTGGCTGTGTTCCACAACATCCTCGATGTGTCTGCATGTAATGAATATGTGGTGTGGACAGCGATCGACCCAGCCTGGAATCAGGGGAAATGTTTCAAGAGGAGACTCTTCCTGGCAGAGCTTGGGAAAGCTTTAGTGACTCCTCTAATTCAACGGCGCCAGCACCTTCCCCGCACACCAGCCTCTTGCAGTCTGGTGAGGAGTCTGCAAGCCCCAGCCACGGCCCTGGCCACTCTCCCCCCAAAACAGGGGCAGAAACGGAAGAGATGCAAGCTATGTGCCCCTAGAGACAATAAGACAAGTCTTACATGTTTCAAATGTGATGCCTACGTTTGCAAGacacactgtgacctgattgCAAAATGCCACTCCtgtgtctga